The window GGACGCCGCAAGGCGCGACCGGCCCCAGTTCTTCGCGGATGATCTCGTGCGGCAAGCGGCCGGTGCCGGCCTCGAGGCCCTTGCACGCCCAGATCAGCGGCGTGCCGGGCTGCAGCCGGTTCAGTCGGCCGGCGGTGTCGCGCAGCCCCGCGAGCGGCGTGACGACCAGGTGCAGGTCGGCGCCGCGGGCGGCCGTTTCGAAATCGGCCGTCAGATCCAGCGCGGCCGGCAGCGGTACATCGGGGAGATAGCGCGCGTTTTGCCGTGTTGCGGCCAGCGTCTCGACGTGGGCGGCGTCGCGTCCCCACAGGATGACGCGGTGACGCGCCGAGAAGGCCAGCGCCAGCGCGGTGCCCCAGGCGCCGGCGCCGAACACGGCAATGCGCTTCTGGCTCAAAGCCCCCAGACCTCGGTCACGCGCACATAGCCGCTCGCGCCTTCCTTGTGGCGCACGGGCAGCCAGCCCTCGTTGGCGTTGCCGGTGACTTCGAGGATCACGTCCTTCGAGGTCTCGAAGGCGATCGGGGCGTCGGCGGCGGGGCGCTGGCGCACGACGCCGCGCGCGCTGGTCACCATCACGGTGCGCTTGTCCGAGAGAAGGCGGCGCTCGATCCAGTTGATCGAACCGCCGGCATCACGGACCTTGGCCCACTTGTCGAGGCTGACGACGACTTCCAGCGGGGTGCCGGCAGCGACGATGAACAGCCGCTTGCCCTTTTCGGACGGCGAGTCGAACAGGATGGCCGGCTCGGAAACCGAGCGGTAGTCGATCGCATGCGCGCCCGCCGCAGGCAGGGCGAGCGCGGCGGCGAGCACGACGGCGTGGAGCTGGGTGCGCATCGGTCTTACTGGATCGGCAGTTCGCCCGGCTCGCGGGACTCGGACTGTTGCTGCTGCGCCTGGAACAGCGCCTCGAAGTTGACCGGGGCGAGGACCACGGGCTGGAACCCCGCGCGCGTGACGGCGTCGGAGATGGCCTCGCGGGCGTAGGGGAAGAGGATGTTCGGGCAGCCGATCATGGTGACCGGCTCCAGGTCGCCCTCGGGGATGTTGCGGATCTGGAAGATGCCCGCCTGTGCGACTTCGACGAGGAATACCGTGCGGTCCTCGGCGAGCTTGGCCGAGACGGTGACCGTCAGGGTGACTTCGTAGATGCCTTCGTCGACGTTGCTGGCTTCGGTACGCAGTTGCACGTTGATCTGCGGATTCTCGCGGTCGAGGAAGATGCGCGGGGCGTTGGGCACCTCCAGCGACAGATCCTTCACGTAAAGCTTTTCGATCGAGAAGACGGGGTTTTCGGCGTTCTGGGTGTTGTCGGACATGTGAGTGCCTGGGATATTGAAACGGGATGAAAGATGAGGAAGGATTGCTCAGGCCTGTTGCAGCAGTGCGTCGAGCTTGCCCTGGTGTTCGAGGTCGTAGAGGTCGTCGCAGCCGCCGACGTGCGTTTCGCCGATGAAGATCTGCGGCACGGTGCGCCGGCCGGTGATGCTGATCATCTCGTCGCGCCGCGCGGGGTCCTGGTCCACGCGGATCTTCTCGATGTCCTGCACCCCCTTGCGCCGCAACAGCTGCTCGGCGCGGACGCAGTAGGGACACACCGCGGTCGCGTACATGCGGATCTTGGGCTGCATCGTCATTTCCTCTTGCGGCTGAGTGGTTGGCCCGCCTTCTCCCACTCGGCGATGCCGCCGCGCAGATTGAAGAGCTTCTCGAAGCCGGCTTTCCGGAGCGTGGCGAGGGCCGCGGCGGAGCGGTTGCCCGTCGCGCAGCACAGGATGATCGGGCGGTCCTTGAATTTTTCCAGGTCACCGCTGCGCCGTTCGAGCTCGCCGAGCGGGACGTGGCGTGCGTTCGGGATGTGACCGCCGGCGAACTCGCTCTGCTCGCGGATGTCGAGCACTTGCGCGTCCTCGCGGTTGATCAGCAGCGTCGCCTCGACCGGCGACAGCTGCGACTTGTCGCCCTGGCTGCGGGCGAAGTCGAAGAGCAGCCATGCGCCGCTCGCCGCCGCGAGCGCGGCCCAATACCAGTTTTGCTGCAGGAATTCCACGTAGTCTTGCTCCGGTTGCTTTTCTTTTCAGGGGGCGGGCGAGGTGCCGCTGGTCCGGCGATCAGTTCCTGCCGGGCGTGTCGTTGCAGAACACTTCGCGCATCAGCGCGATGAGCTGCAGGGTCCGCTGGTCGCAGATGCGGTAATACACGCGGTTGGCGTCCTTGCGGGTCTGCAGCACGGCCTTGTCGCGCAGGATGGCGAGATGCTGGGAAATGTTGCTTTGCGAGGTGCCGACCGCTTCGACGATGTCCTGGACACAGACCTCGTTCTCGCCGAGCACGCACAGGATCTTCAGGCGCAGCGGATGAGCGATCGCCTTGAGCGCGCGCGCGGCGGTTTCAATGTGCTCGTGCTTGTCGATCAGGTCGATGATGGTCTTGGTATCCACGATGGCGGGAAGTACGGATCAGGCTGGTAGTATAAAATACCGCGGCCCGCAAAAGCGTGCCATCGGTGCCTTTGAGCGCCCGCAAGCCCGATCCGGGTGTCCGTACGGTGCCGGTCAGGGGGCCGTGGGTCCTCGGTCAACGTCATCAAAACCCTCTGAGCGTTCATGTACAAAATCGTTCTGCTTCGTCATGGCGAGTCGACCTGGAACAAGGAGAACCGTTTTACCGGCTGGGCCGATGTGGATCTTTCCGCGAAGGGCTTCGAGGAAGCCCGCGAGGCCGGCCGCCTGCTCAGGCGCGAGGGGCATGCTTTCGACCTTGCCTTCACCTCGGTGCTCAAGCGCGCCATCAAGACGCTCGACATCGTCCTCGAGGAGCTCGATGCGCTGTGGCTGCCGGTGGAGCATTCGTGGCGCCTGAACGAGCGCTCCTACGGCGCGCTGCAGGGGCTCGACAAGGCCGAGACGGCGGCGAGGTTCGGCGAGGAGCAGGTGCTCGCGTGGCGCCGTTCGTACGACGTCCCGCCGCCCGCGCTCGCCGAGGGCGATGAGCGGCTCACGCTGAACGACCCGCGCTACGCAAGCCTGCCGCGCGCGCAGTTTCCCCGCACCGAATCCCTCAGGGACACCATGGCGCGCCTCGTGCCGTACTGGGAGACGGTGATCGTGCCGCAGATCCTCGCGGGCCGCCGCATCCTGATCGTGGCGCACGGCAACAGCCTGCGCGCCCTGGTCAAGCACCTCGACAGCATCCCGGACGAGGAGGTCGTCACCCTCGATATTCCGACGGGGCAGCCACTGGTGTATGAGCTGGACGCCAGCCTGCGTCCGATCAGGAGTTACCACCTCGCGGACGAAGACACCGGTCGCGCGGCGCAGGCTGCCGTGGCGGGCCAGGGTAGGGCGAAGGTCTGACGGTCGTGGTCGTGATGAAGAAGATTCTGCGCCCGCGCTGCCTGCGTCACGCGCTGGCGGCGTTCGTTCTGCTGGCGGGCATCGCCGCGCAGGCGGCGGATAACGGCGATGTGGACCAGAAGCGCTCCGACCTCGCGGAGGTCAGGCAGCGCATCCGCGACCTGCAGAAGGAAATCGCCGATACCGAGGAATCGCGTTCGAATGCGTCGGAGGATCTCGCCGAGGCCGAGCGCGCGGTTTCCCGTGTCCAGCGCGAATTGCAGCAGCTCGCCGGCAATCGGGAGGCGGCCGAGAAGAACCTCGCCATGCTCGAGGCCGAGCGGCAGGCCGTCGAGGAACGCATCGGGAGCCGGCAGTCGGAGCTTGCGGAGTGGCTGAGGCGGCATTACGTGCATGGCGCGGCAGGGGGCGTCGCCCCTTTTCTGTCGACGCGCGATCCGAACCAGCTGGCACGCGATGCGTATTACCTGGAATACCTCGGAAAGGCGCGTCTCGAGCTGATCGAGACCTTGCGCGCCGACCTCAAGGAAAAGCAGCGCCTGGGCGAGTCGATCACGGCGCGGCGCGACCGGCTCGTCGCGCTCGAGGCGGAGCAGCAGGTACGGCACAAGGAACTGGAGGCGGTGCAGGTGCGGCGCAAGGAAGCCGTGGCCGGATTCGCCGAGCAGCTGCGCAGCCAGCGCAAGGAGGAGCGGACCCTGCGCCAGGACCAGGAGCGTCTCGGGCGCCTCGTCGCGGTGCTCGCGCGTCGTGCGGCCGAGCGCGAAGCGGCGCGTGCGGTGGCGGCAGCGAAGGCGGCGCGCGAGCAGGCCGCGCGTGAGCTGGCCGCGCGGGCAAAGGCTGCCCGGGAGCAGGCGGCGAGCGAGCGTGCCGCGCGGGAGCCCGTCGCCCCCGCCCCGCCCGCCGCGAGCCGGGCGGGGGCTGATTCCGCCCCCGCCATCACGGCCGAAACCAGACCGGCACGGGCGGCCCAGGCCCGCTCCGAGCCCGTGGTCGGCGAGATCCGGCAGTCCGCCGGGGTGACGCCGACGGGCGTCAGCTTCGCGCAGCTGCGCGGGAAGATGAGATTTCCCGTGCGCGGAGAACTCGTCGGCCGCTTTGGCGCTCCAAGAGCGGAAGGCGGGACCACGTGGCGCGGCGTCTTCATCCGCGCGGCGGGCGGGACGCAGGTGCGCGCCGTGGCGGCCGGGGAGGTGGTCTTTTCGGACTGGCTGCGCGGATATGGCAATCTCATTATCGTGGACCACGGTGGCGACTACCTGACCATCTACGGCAACAACGATGCGCTGCTCAAGCAGCTCGGCGACAACATCGCCGGCGGCGATGCGATCGCCAGCGTGGGCGCCAGCGGAGGCGGTGGTGATTCGGGTTTATACTTTGAAATCCGACACCGGGGTCAGCCGCTCGATCCGCTGAAGTGGGTGCAGGTCAATTAGATGTTCCGGCGTGAGCCGGGCGATGTTTCCTCGATGGAGTGCTCATGCGCAACAAGCTTCAGAAAGCAGGATTGGTGATGACCGGCGTGGTGGCCGGCGTACTGATCAGTCTCAATTTCTCCGCCAGTGCCGACAAGGCCGCGCAGGCACCGCTGCCGGTGGAAGAGTTGCGCGCGTTTGCCGACGTCTTCAACGCGATCAAGCAGGGCTACGTCGAACCCGTCGAGGACAAGAAGCTCATCAATCACGCCATCAGCGGCATGCTGAGCGGCCTCGATCCGCACTCCGCCTATCTCGACGCCGAAGCGTACAAGGAACTGCAGGTCGGCACGCACGGCGAGTTCGGCGGGCTGGGCATCGAGGTCGGCATGGAAGACGGTTTCGTCAAGGTGATTTCGCCGATCGAGGACACGCCGGCCTATCGTGCCGGGGTCAAGGCGGGCGACCTCATCGTCAAGCTCGACGACACGCCGGTCAAGGGCATGAACCTCAATGACGCGGTCAAGCGCATGCGCGGCAAGCCGAAGACCGACATCACGCTGACCATCGCGCGCAAGGGCGAGCAGAAGCCCATCGTGCTGAAGCTCACCCGCGAGGTGATCAAGGTGCAGAGCGTCAAGTCGAAGGTTGTCGAGCCGGGCTATGGCTACGTGCGCGTCGCGCAGTTCCAGGAGAACACCGCGCAGGCGGTGGTCGAGCACCTCGGCAAGATGGCCAAGGGCAACAACCTCAAGGGCCTCGTGCTCGACCTGCGCAATGATCCGGGCGGCCTGCTGCATGGCGCCGTCGGCGTCGCGGCGGCCTTCCTGCCGTCCAATTCGCTGGTGGTGTCGACGGACGGCCGCACCGAGGATGCGAAGCGCGAATACCGCGCCAGCCCCGAGGATTACCTGCGCGGCACGCGCGATGATTTTCTCAAGGCGCTGCCGGCGGGAGCGCGCACGCTGCCGATGGTGGTGCTGGTCAATGGCGGTTCCGCGTCGGCCTCCGAGATCGTTGCCGGTGCGCTGCAGGACCACAAGCGTGCGGTGGTGATGGGGACGCAGACCTTCGGCAAGGGCTCGGTCCAGACCATCCTGCCGCTCAACAGCAACACGGCCATCAAGCTGACGACGGCGCGTTACTACACGCCGAGCGGCCGCTCGATCCAGGCCAAGGGCATCGAGCCGGATATCGTCGTCGAGGAGAGCGCGAACGGGTCCTCGCGCCGCCTGCGCGAAGCCGACCTCGACGGACACCTGGGCAACGACAAGGATCCGGATGCCGAGCGCAAGGCCAAGGCGGCGGCCCAGCAGCAACCGGCGGGCGAAGGCAGCAAGGCGCCTGCGGGCGACGACGAGGCTGCATCGTCGGCCCATCGTTTCGAATTCGCCGGCAAGGACGACTACCAGCTTGGCCAGGCCCTGAATCTTCTCAAGGGCCTGCAGATCGTCCAGAATAAAAAACAATGAGGCGATAAGGCAGGGACGGGAGGTGGCCGGGATGCGCCGCGAAATTCGCGTGCAGACTGGCCGCTCACCATCGTGAGCGCCCGGTGGCGGCGGGCTTGTTCAAGGAGCGGGAAATCCGTTTCGCCGAACATCCCCCTCGCCAGATCCGGCAGGCGCGGCAATCGCTGCGCCTGCTCGAGGGGCTGAATGCTTCGCACCGGGAGCGCGAACGCTCGATCCTCGTTTCCTGTTCGACACGCTCCGCCGGAATCGCGAGCATACAGGTGAGCCCGGTCTGGCCGGGCGGTGAAGTGCCGGCGCCGTTCCCGGCATCGTGTGGGTCTTTGTGCCGATGAACGACGATCAGCTGCTCCGCTACAGCCGCCATATCCTGCTGCCCGAAATCGGCGTCGAGGGCCAGGAGGCGATCCTGGCCGCGCGTGTGCTTGTCGTCGGTGCCGGCGGGCTGGGGTCGCCCGCGGCGATGTACCTCGCTGCAGCGGGCGTCGGCACGCTGGTCCTGTGCGACAACGACACCGTCGATCTCACCAATCTGCAACGCCAGATCCTGCACAGCGCGGAGGGCGTCGGGCGCCTGAAGGTCGAATCGGGCCGCGATACGCTGTTGCGCCTGAACCCGTTTGCGCGCGTGGAGACACTGGCGCAGCGGCTCGAGGGCGAAGCGCTCGATGCGCAGGTGGCGGCGGCGGACGTGGTGCTCGACTGCTCCGACAATTTCGCCACCCGCCATGCAATTAACCGTGCCTGCGCGCGCCATCGCAAGCCGCTGGTGTCTGGTGCCGCGATCCGCTTCGATGGCCAGGTGTCGGTTTTCGATCTGCGCCAGGCGGAAAGCCCGTGCTACCACTGCCTGTTCCCCGAAGGGCAGGAGGTCGAGGAGATCCGTTGCGCGGTGATGGGGGTGTTTGCGCCGCTGACCGGGATCATCGGCGCCACGCAGGCGGCCGAAGCCCTGAAGCTGCTGGTCGGCTGCGGGACGACGCTGGACGGGCGCCTGCTGCTGCTCGACGGGCTGAGCATGGAATGGCGCAGCGTCTCGCTCGGGCGCGATCCGGACTGTGCGGTGTGCGGCGGTCGGGGCGACGCCTGAGGGCAGCAGCCGCTCAGGCCGGCAGGGGCCGCGCGATCAGCCGCAGGTCGCTGCCGATGCGTCGCACGTCGCGCAGGTCGAGGCGCACGGCCTTGTCGAGGGCGCTCAGTTCGGGAAGGTTGAAGAGGCCCTTTGCGGCATCCCCAGTCAGCATCGGCGCCATGTAGAGCACGATCTCGTCGACGCAGCCTTCGCTCAGCAGCGCGCCGTTGAGCCTGAAGCCCGCTTCGGCGTGGATTTCGTTGAAGCCGCGGCGCCCGAGTTCGCGCATCAGCGCCGGCAGGTCGACCTTGCCGGCGGCGTTGGGGAGCAGCACGACCTCGACGTC is drawn from Azoarcus sp. DN11 and contains these coding sequences:
- a CDS encoding SH3 domain-containing protein; translation: MRTQLHAVVLAAALALPAAGAHAIDYRSVSEPAILFDSPSEKGKRLFIVAAGTPLEVVVSLDKWAKVRDAGGSINWIERRLLSDKRTVMVTSARGVVRQRPAADAPIAFETSKDVILEVTGNANEGWLPVRHKEGASGYVRVTEVWGL
- the secB gene encoding protein-export chaperone SecB, with the protein product MSDNTQNAENPVFSIEKLYVKDLSLEVPNAPRIFLDRENPQINVQLRTEASNVDEGIYEVTLTVTVSAKLAEDRTVFLVEVAQAGIFQIRNIPEGDLEPVTMIGCPNILFPYAREAISDAVTRAGFQPVVLAPVNFEALFQAQQQQSESREPGELPIQ
- the grxC gene encoding glutaredoxin 3 yields the protein MQPKIRMYATAVCPYCVRAEQLLRRKGVQDIEKIRVDQDPARRDEMISITGRRTVPQIFIGETHVGGCDDLYDLEHQGKLDALLQQA
- a CDS encoding rhodanese-like domain-containing protein, producing MEFLQQNWYWAALAAASGAWLLFDFARSQGDKSQLSPVEATLLINREDAQVLDIREQSEFAGGHIPNARHVPLGELERRSGDLEKFKDRPIILCCATGNRSAAALATLRKAGFEKLFNLRGGIAEWEKAGQPLSRKRK
- a CDS encoding metalloregulator ArsR/SmtB family transcription factor: MDTKTIIDLIDKHEHIETAARALKAIAHPLRLKILCVLGENEVCVQDIVEAVGTSQSNISQHLAILRDKAVLQTRKDANRVYYRICDQRTLQLIALMREVFCNDTPGRN
- the gpmA gene encoding 2,3-diphosphoglycerate-dependent phosphoglycerate mutase, with protein sequence MYKIVLLRHGESTWNKENRFTGWADVDLSAKGFEEAREAGRLLRREGHAFDLAFTSVLKRAIKTLDIVLEELDALWLPVEHSWRLNERSYGALQGLDKAETAARFGEEQVLAWRRSYDVPPPALAEGDERLTLNDPRYASLPRAQFPRTESLRDTMARLVPYWETVIVPQILAGRRILIVAHGNSLRALVKHLDSIPDEEVVTLDIPTGQPLVYELDASLRPIRSYHLADEDTGRAAQAAVAGQGRAKV
- a CDS encoding peptidoglycan DD-metalloendopeptidase family protein, with amino-acid sequence MKKILRPRCLRHALAAFVLLAGIAAQAADNGDVDQKRSDLAEVRQRIRDLQKEIADTEESRSNASEDLAEAERAVSRVQRELQQLAGNREAAEKNLAMLEAERQAVEERIGSRQSELAEWLRRHYVHGAAGGVAPFLSTRDPNQLARDAYYLEYLGKARLELIETLRADLKEKQRLGESITARRDRLVALEAEQQVRHKELEAVQVRRKEAVAGFAEQLRSQRKEERTLRQDQERLGRLVAVLARRAAEREAARAVAAAKAAREQAARELAARAKAAREQAASERAAREPVAPAPPAASRAGADSAPAITAETRPARAAQARSEPVVGEIRQSAGVTPTGVSFAQLRGKMRFPVRGELVGRFGAPRAEGGTTWRGVFIRAAGGTQVRAVAAGEVVFSDWLRGYGNLIIVDHGGDYLTIYGNNDALLKQLGDNIAGGDAIASVGASGGGGDSGLYFEIRHRGQPLDPLKWVQVN
- a CDS encoding S41 family peptidase — translated: MRNKLQKAGLVMTGVVAGVLISLNFSASADKAAQAPLPVEELRAFADVFNAIKQGYVEPVEDKKLINHAISGMLSGLDPHSAYLDAEAYKELQVGTHGEFGGLGIEVGMEDGFVKVISPIEDTPAYRAGVKAGDLIVKLDDTPVKGMNLNDAVKRMRGKPKTDITLTIARKGEQKPIVLKLTREVIKVQSVKSKVVEPGYGYVRVAQFQENTAQAVVEHLGKMAKGNNLKGLVLDLRNDPGGLLHGAVGVAAAFLPSNSLVVSTDGRTEDAKREYRASPEDYLRGTRDDFLKALPAGARTLPMVVLVNGGSASASEIVAGALQDHKRAVVMGTQTFGKGSVQTILPLNSNTAIKLTTARYYTPSGRSIQAKGIEPDIVVEESANGSSRRLREADLDGHLGNDKDPDAERKAKAAAQQQPAGEGSKAPAGDDEAASSAHRFEFAGKDDYQLGQALNLLKGLQIVQNKKQ
- the moeB gene encoding molybdopterin-synthase adenylyltransferase MoeB, yielding MNDDQLLRYSRHILLPEIGVEGQEAILAARVLVVGAGGLGSPAAMYLAAAGVGTLVLCDNDTVDLTNLQRQILHSAEGVGRLKVESGRDTLLRLNPFARVETLAQRLEGEALDAQVAAADVVLDCSDNFATRHAINRACARHRKPLVSGAAIRFDGQVSVFDLRQAESPCYHCLFPEGQEVEEIRCAVMGVFAPLTGIIGATQAAEALKLLVGCGTTLDGRLLLLDGLSMEWRSVSLGRDPDCAVCGGRGDA